The Niastella koreensis GR20-10 genome includes a window with the following:
- a CDS encoding FKBP-type peptidyl-prolyl cis-trans isomerase: MRNLVWGLLCFVLLNACKKDSGCGYSDQKIVAPVAEQQAVKDYLTSNNINSALKDSTGFYYEILNTGDGTGTPGLCSQVELNYTGQLTSGHVFDQANTAFTLGATIEGLRKGLPLIKKGGHIKLYIPPTLAYGNTDVKDNSGTVVIPANSILIFDITMNSFY, translated from the coding sequence ATGAGAAATCTTGTTTGGGGCTTACTGTGCTTTGTGCTATTAAATGCTTGTAAAAAAGATAGCGGTTGCGGTTACAGCGATCAAAAGATCGTGGCGCCGGTAGCAGAACAACAGGCGGTGAAAGACTATCTTACTTCCAATAATATTAATTCCGCGCTTAAAGATTCCACTGGTTTTTATTACGAGATCCTGAATACCGGTGATGGTACCGGTACACCCGGGCTTTGCTCCCAGGTTGAATTAAACTATACCGGTCAACTTACCAGCGGGCATGTCTTCGACCAGGCCAATACTGCCTTTACCCTTGGCGCTACCATTGAAGGGTTAAGAAAAGGCCTTCCTTTAATTAAAAAAGGCGGACATATAAAACTGTATATCCCACCCACGCTGGCATATGGTAATACCGACGTAAAAGATAATAGCGGAACGGTGGTCATTCCGGCTAATTCCATTCTCATTTTTGATATAACGATGAACTCGTTTTACTAA
- a CDS encoding L-serine ammonia-lyase, producing MPHESISIFDIFKIGVGPSSSHTLGPWRAAQLFLQSIEKNHHITQVAFLQVLLYGSLAKTGKGHGTDLAVLMGLSGEDPVTCDVASLDDKVQHIRTTQRLLLQGKHEIAFDHATDVAFLYTESLPYHPNALTFLVTFYNGKQLAATYYSVGGGFVQQEGENTTTTNAVQLPFPINTADDLLHWCRKTGLSISEVVMENENSWRTDEETRKGVLKIWQVMKECMFRGCHSQGMLPGGLQVKRRAADLNKKLLKDRTYTDYDSWIHAIRAGGSDFKYILDWVSCFALAINEENASFGRVVTAPTNGAAGVIPAVLHYLVVFCDGYNDDKIMQFMLTASEIGSIFKKGATISAAMGGCQAEIGVSSAMAAAGLTEVLGGSQRQTMMASEIAMEHHLGLTCDPIGGLVQIPCIERNTMGAIKAITASQLALQSTPDFAKVSLDTVIKTMWDTAVDMSHKYKETSEGGLAVHIPLSLPEC from the coding sequence TTGCCACACGAATCCATTTCCATATTTGATATATTCAAGATAGGTGTAGGTCCATCGAGTTCCCATACCCTTGGCCCCTGGCGTGCAGCCCAGCTTTTTTTGCAATCAATCGAAAAAAATCATCACATCACCCAGGTAGCATTCCTACAGGTATTGTTATATGGTTCACTGGCCAAAACCGGTAAAGGACATGGTACTGATTTAGCTGTGCTGATGGGATTAAGTGGTGAAGATCCGGTAACCTGCGATGTAGCATCTCTCGATGATAAAGTGCAGCACATTCGTACCACCCAAAGGTTGTTGTTGCAAGGCAAACATGAAATTGCTTTTGATCATGCTACTGATGTAGCCTTCCTGTACACAGAATCGTTACCCTATCATCCCAATGCATTAACGTTCCTGGTTACCTTCTACAATGGAAAACAACTGGCTGCTACCTATTATTCGGTTGGCGGCGGATTTGTACAGCAGGAAGGTGAAAATACCACTACTACCAATGCGGTACAACTGCCCTTTCCTATCAATACGGCTGATGACCTGTTACACTGGTGCCGTAAAACCGGCTTAAGCATCAGCGAAGTGGTGATGGAGAATGAGAACAGCTGGCGCACAGATGAAGAAACCAGGAAAGGCGTTTTGAAGATCTGGCAGGTGATGAAGGAATGTATGTTCCGCGGTTGCCATAGCCAGGGTATGTTGCCCGGCGGTTTACAGGTTAAACGCAGAGCGGCCGATCTCAATAAAAAGCTTTTAAAAGACAGAACCTATACTGACTACGATAGCTGGATCCACGCCATCCGGGCGGGGGGCAGCGATTTCAAATATATTTTGGACTGGGTAAGTTGTTTTGCCCTGGCTATTAATGAAGAGAATGCCTCGTTTGGCCGCGTGGTTACTGCACCTACCAATGGCGCTGCGGGCGTAATACCGGCTGTGCTGCATTACCTGGTGGTATTTTGCGATGGGTATAACGATGACAAGATCATGCAGTTTATGCTGACCGCTTCTGAAATTGGCAGCATCTTTAAAAAGGGGGCCACTATTTCCGCTGCTATGGGTGGCTGTCAGGCCGAGATAGGCGTGTCTTCTGCCATGGCTGCAGCGGGACTGACCGAAGTGTTGGGCGGCAGTCAGCGTCAAACTATGATGGCGAGTGAAATTGCCATGGAACATCACCTCGGGCTTACCTGCGACCCTATTGGCGGACTGGTACAGATTCCCTGTATTGAAAGAAACACCATGGGAGCTATTAAGGCTATTACGGCATCGCAACTGGCGCTGCAAAGTACGCCCGACTTTGCCAAGGTTTCACTGGATACAGTGATAAAGACCATGTGGGATACGGCTGTTGATATGAGTCATAAGTATAAAGAGACGTCGGAGGGAGGATTGGCAGTGCATATTCCGTTAAGCCTTCCTGAATGTTAG
- the mqnE gene encoding aminofutalosine synthase MqnE, with translation MSTNIQQVIAAETNPALRIIAEKIVNKQRITPEDGLLLFEQAGLPLVGALANFVRERLHGDTTYFNRNFHIEPTNVCVFACSFCSYSRLYAHREEGWELTTDQMLNIVKSYDGKPVTEVHIVGGVHPKLTMEFFADLLRKIKAHRPELHIKGFTPVELDYMFRKAKLTADEGMKYLHEAGLDSLPGGGAEIFHPEVREKICADKVDAEGWLAIHEAAHKLGMHSNATMLYGHVEEFRHRIDHMERLRQLQDKTGGFNTFIPLKFRNKENDMSNVPESSVIEDMRMYAIARLYMDNFPHLKAYWPMLGRHNAQLTLSFGVNDIDGTIDDTTKIYSMAGSEEQTPTMTTAQLVTLIKQAKRKPIERDTLYKILHDYSEVDIEQIDVNPQMN, from the coding sequence ATGAGTACTAACATTCAGCAGGTTATAGCAGCGGAAACAAATCCGGCCCTCCGCATCATTGCAGAGAAGATCGTAAATAAACAGCGTATTACCCCCGAAGATGGATTGTTGTTATTTGAGCAGGCAGGCCTGCCCCTTGTAGGCGCCCTTGCCAATTTTGTGCGGGAACGGCTGCATGGAGATACCACCTATTTCAATCGTAATTTTCATATAGAACCCACCAACGTGTGTGTGTTCGCCTGTTCCTTCTGCTCCTATTCCCGTCTGTATGCACACCGGGAAGAAGGCTGGGAACTAACCACCGACCAGATGCTGAACATCGTAAAAAGCTATGATGGCAAACCGGTAACCGAAGTGCACATTGTAGGCGGCGTTCACCCCAAGCTTACCATGGAGTTCTTTGCCGACCTGTTACGCAAAATAAAAGCGCACCGGCCCGAACTGCATATCAAAGGCTTTACCCCCGTAGAGCTGGATTATATGTTCCGCAAAGCCAAACTCACCGCCGATGAAGGCATGAAATACCTGCACGAAGCCGGACTGGATTCCTTACCCGGCGGCGGCGCCGAGATCTTCCACCCCGAAGTAAGGGAAAAGATCTGTGCCGATAAAGTAGATGCAGAAGGCTGGCTGGCCATTCATGAAGCCGCACACAAACTGGGTATGCACAGCAATGCCACCATGTTGTACGGCCATGTTGAAGAATTCCGTCACCGCATAGATCATATGGAACGCCTGCGTCAGCTGCAGGATAAAACCGGTGGCTTCAATACTTTTATTCCGCTTAAGTTCCGCAATAAAGAGAACGACATGAGCAATGTACCCGAATCAAGCGTGATTGAGGACATGCGCATGTACGCCATTGCCCGGTTGTATATGGATAACTTCCCGCATCTGAAAGCCTACTGGCCAATGCTGGGTCGCCATAATGCGCAATTGACGTTATCGTTCGGCGTGAATGATATCGATGGTACTATCGACGATACTACCAAGATCTACTCCATGGCCGGTTCTGAAGAACAAACCCCCACCATGACCACAGCTCAACTGGTTACCCTGATTAAACAGGCAAAAAGAAAGCCTATTGAGCGGGACACCTTGTACAAGATATTACATGATTATAGTGAGGTGGATATAGAGCAGATAGATGTAAATCCGCAAATGAATTAG
- a CDS encoding nucleoside permease, whose translation MEFFVWGSWLISLGGYMFNVLHFKGQEVSDIYGTMGVASIFTPALFGIVADRWLNAERVLGLCHIIGALLLFWASKVTDPQMLYYIMLLNSFMFMPTIGLNNTVSFIVLGKSGFNIVKDFPPIRVWGTIGFIAAMWMVDLCGFNLSPMQLYISAGSGLLLGVYAFTMPGCPPVKSAVKRSLASSLGLDALVLFQRNKMVIFFLFAMLLGAALQITNTFGSAFLGDFANTYPDAFGVKHSNILISISQISETLFILAIPFFLRRFGIKQVMLMSIFAWVFRFGLFAIGNPGSGLWLLILSMIIYGMAFDFFNISGALFVEKEADIKIRASAQGLFMLMTNGFGAWVGNKISGRVVDYFTVDGVKDWQSIWFSFAGYALLLGIVFPLVFRYKHVPSDEKVAVSH comes from the coding sequence ATGGAGTTCTTTGTCTGGGGTTCGTGGTTGATTTCGCTGGGCGGCTATATGTTCAATGTGCTGCATTTTAAAGGCCAGGAGGTAAGCGATATCTATGGAACCATGGGAGTAGCCTCCATATTTACCCCCGCTTTATTTGGTATTGTGGCCGATCGCTGGCTGAATGCCGAACGGGTGCTCGGTCTTTGCCATATCATTGGTGCCTTACTATTGTTCTGGGCCAGCAAAGTAACCGACCCTCAAATGCTTTATTACATTATGTTGTTGAATTCTTTTATGTTCATGCCTACGATCGGGTTGAACAATACGGTGTCGTTTATCGTGCTGGGAAAAAGTGGGTTCAATATTGTAAAAGACTTTCCACCCATCCGCGTATGGGGCACTATTGGCTTTATTGCTGCGATGTGGATGGTTGACCTGTGTGGGTTTAACCTGAGCCCGATGCAATTGTACATCAGTGCAGGATCGGGCTTGTTGCTGGGGGTGTATGCGTTTACCATGCCCGGTTGTCCCCCGGTTAAATCGGCGGTAAAAAGAAGCCTCGCCAGTTCACTGGGACTGGATGCTTTGGTATTATTTCAAAGGAATAAGATGGTCATCTTTTTCCTGTTCGCCATGTTACTGGGGGCGGCGTTACAGATCACCAATACCTTCGGATCTGCCTTTCTCGGCGATTTTGCGAATACATATCCCGATGCGTTTGGGGTAAAGCACTCCAACATCTTAATATCGATTTCACAGATCTCCGAAACGCTTTTCATTCTGGCTATTCCTTTCTTCTTAAGAAGGTTTGGCATAAAACAGGTAATGCTGATGAGCATTTTTGCCTGGGTATTCCGTTTTGGATTGTTTGCGATTGGTAATCCCGGCAGCGGGTTGTGGCTGTTGATCCTTTCGATGATCATTTATGGGATGGCATTTGACTTTTTCAATATCTCCGGTGCTTTGTTTGTAGAGAAGGAGGCCGATATCAAGATCAGGGCCAGTGCGCAGGGATTGTTTATGTTAATGACAAATGGTTTTGGCGCCTGGGTGGGCAATAAGATCAGCGGACGGGTAGTGGATTATTTCACGGTAGATGGGGTAAAGGACTGGCAGTCCATCTGGTTTAGTTTTGCCGGTTATGCCTTGTTGCTGGGGATTGTTTTTCCGCTGGTGTTCAGGTATAAACATGTTCCTTCTGATGAAAAGGTGGCGGTAAGCCATTAG
- the trxA gene encoding thioredoxin has protein sequence MALELTDTNFQDKVLDSDKLTIVDFWAEWCGPCRAIGPVIEELSKEYDGKVNVGKVNVDHNPNVTVQYAVTSIPAILFIKNGKVVDKLVGAQPKSNFVKKIEQHI, from the coding sequence ATGGCTTTAGAACTTACAGACACAAACTTCCAGGACAAGGTCCTCGATTCTGATAAATTAACCATTGTTGATTTTTGGGCAGAGTGGTGTGGTCCTTGTCGCGCAATAGGACCAGTTATTGAAGAATTATCGAAAGAGTACGACGGCAAAGTGAACGTAGGCAAAGTAAACGTTGACCACAACCCTAACGTAACTGTTCAGTACGCAGTTACCTCTATCCCTGCCATCCTTTTCATAAAGAATGGTAAAGTAGTTGACAAGCTGGTAGGTGCACAACCTAAAAGCAACTTTGTAAAAAAGATAGAACAACACATATAA
- the dnaE gene encoding DNA polymerase III subunit alpha gives MCKFSHLHVHTQFSLLDGQASIQSLYKKAVKDGMPALAITDHGNMFGAFEFVAEAYKHKNEDGSLKVKPVVGCEFYVVEDRHRKVFSKEIKDERYHQVLLAKNKTGYQNLVKLTSLGYIEGMYSKYPRIDKGLIEKYREGLIATTCCIGAYVPQTILHDGEEKAEAEFKWWLDLFGEDYFIEIQRHNLKEQEIINQTLLKFSKKYNVPVIATNDSHYTDQDDYNAHDILLCINTGEKKSTPGFDDFVNDDTNIKDRRFKFPNDQFYFKTQEEMKKLFSDIPESIDNTNIIVDRVEVLNLKKDILLPAFPLPKEFQISDDSNLNQWEFLKHLTYQGAKERYVDITPEIQERLDFELFTIKTMGFAGYFLIVSDFIKVGRERGVFIGPGRGSAAGSAVAYCTGITNIDPIKYNLLFERFLNPDRKSMPDIDTDFDDEGRQKVIDYVVEKYGKSQVAQIITYGTMAAKSSIKDVARVLDLPLVESNAMAKMVPEKPGIELGRVLHAPLTAKEGEKSLEEKEGIGPDEIEIIKKLREIYNSQGINATVLHEAERLEGSVRNTGIHAAGIIIAPCDLTDLIPVSTAKDSSLWVTQFEGSLIEDAGVIKMDFLGLKTLTIIKNALRMIKENHGVELDIETIPLDDPKTFELYQKAETVGTFQFESPGMQKYLRDLKADQFADLIAMNALYRPGPLAYIPNFIDRKHGREEITYDLPEMEEYLKESYGITVYQEQVMLLAQKLAGFSKGDADVLRKAMGKKQKSVLDKMKAQFVKGASEKGHPVDKLEKIWTDWEAFAQYAFNKSHSTCYAYVAYQTAYLKAHYPSEYMAAVLNNAGNIEKITFFMEECKRMGIKCLGPDINESKKGFSVNKNGDIRFGLGGLKGVGEAAVDSLIEEREKNGEYKSVFDMIKRVNQRTVNKKTLESLVYAGGFDCFTDLHRAQYFFTPQNDTSSGLEKIVRFGNIYQAQNVNTSNTLFGGLTEVMEIPPPKIPPCEQWSLTELLNYEKEVTGMFMSGHPLDHFRFEIKHYGITTVAEFNEIKDTLALQPNPGRPFRLAGLVTDAQHRVTRTGRQFGSFWIEDYSGKSEFMLWSDDYMRFLNYLEKGKNLFITGAFKPRFNKTEFEFKIEKMSLLEGIKQNLTKQVIIDVEARYVNEELINFLEKNLKTFPGSSRLKFNVKDIKNQCKVSLATVEAGFEMNDEMAAFLNSRPDLDIQVVTA, from the coding sequence ATGTGTAAGTTTTCCCATCTTCACGTTCACACCCAATTTTCGTTGCTTGACGGACAGGCATCGATCCAGTCATTGTATAAAAAAGCCGTGAAGGACGGAATGCCGGCGCTTGCTATTACCGACCACGGTAACATGTTTGGCGCCTTTGAGTTTGTTGCAGAAGCCTATAAACACAAAAATGAAGATGGCAGCCTGAAGGTAAAACCCGTTGTTGGCTGTGAGTTTTATGTGGTGGAAGACCGGCACAGAAAGGTCTTTTCCAAAGAAATAAAAGACGAACGCTATCACCAGGTATTGCTGGCAAAAAATAAAACAGGTTATCAGAACCTGGTTAAATTAACCAGTTTGGGCTATATAGAGGGTATGTACAGCAAATACCCCCGTATTGACAAAGGCCTTATTGAAAAATACCGCGAAGGACTGATCGCCACCACCTGCTGTATCGGCGCCTATGTGCCCCAAACCATCCTGCACGATGGCGAAGAAAAAGCCGAGGCCGAGTTCAAATGGTGGCTGGACCTGTTTGGCGAAGACTATTTCATTGAGATCCAGCGCCACAACCTGAAAGAACAGGAGATCATCAACCAAACGCTGTTGAAGTTCTCAAAAAAGTATAATGTTCCGGTTATTGCAACCAACGACAGCCATTATACCGACCAGGACGACTACAACGCCCATGACATCCTGCTATGCATCAACACCGGTGAAAAGAAAAGCACACCGGGTTTCGATGATTTTGTAAACGACGATACCAATATAAAAGACCGCCGCTTCAAATTTCCCAACGACCAGTTTTACTTTAAAACTCAGGAGGAAATGAAGAAGCTGTTCAGCGATATTCCCGAAAGCATCGATAATACCAATATCATTGTTGACCGGGTGGAAGTACTGAACCTGAAAAAGGATATCCTGCTGCCGGCTTTCCCGTTGCCAAAAGAATTCCAGATCTCCGATGACAGTAATTTGAACCAGTGGGAATTCCTGAAACACCTTACCTACCAGGGCGCTAAAGAACGCTACGTAGACATAACACCCGAGATCCAGGAACGCCTTGACTTTGAGTTGTTTACCATTAAAACCATGGGGTTTGCCGGTTACTTCCTCATTGTAAGCGATTTCATAAAAGTGGGTCGCGAACGGGGTGTTTTCATCGGCCCGGGCCGTGGATCGGCGGCCGGTAGCGCCGTGGCATATTGCACCGGCATCACCAATATCGACCCCATTAAATACAACCTGCTGTTCGAGCGCTTTTTGAACCCCGACCGTAAATCGATGCCGGATATAGATACGGACTTCGATGATGAAGGCCGCCAAAAAGTGATCGACTATGTAGTAGAGAAATATGGTAAAAGCCAGGTAGCCCAGATTATTACCTATGGTACCATGGCCGCCAAGAGTAGTATCAAGGACGTGGCGCGGGTACTCGATCTGCCGCTGGTTGAATCGAACGCCATGGCCAAGATGGTACCGGAAAAGCCCGGTATTGAACTGGGCCGCGTATTACATGCACCTTTAACCGCAAAAGAGGGCGAGAAATCGCTGGAAGAAAAAGAAGGTATTGGTCCCGATGAAATTGAAATAATTAAGAAGCTACGTGAAATATACAACAGCCAGGGCATAAACGCCACCGTGCTGCACGAGGCTGAAAGGCTGGAAGGTTCGGTGCGTAACACCGGTATCCACGCGGCGGGGATCATCATTGCCCCTTGCGATCTCACCGATCTGATCCCGGTATCTACCGCCAAGGACTCCAGTTTGTGGGTTACCCAGTTTGAAGGCAGTTTGATTGAAGACGCCGGCGTAATCAAGATGGACTTTCTGGGTTTGAAAACCCTTACCATCATCAAGAACGCCCTGCGCATGATCAAGGAGAACCATGGAGTTGAACTTGACATCGAAACCATTCCCCTCGACGATCCCAAAACATTTGAACTGTATCAAAAGGCTGAAACCGTTGGTACGTTCCAGTTTGAAAGCCCCGGGATGCAAAAATACCTGCGCGATCTCAAGGCTGACCAATTCGCGGATCTCATTGCGATGAACGCCTTGTACCGTCCCGGTCCGCTTGCATATATCCCTAACTTTATCGATCGTAAACACGGCCGGGAGGAGATCACCTATGACCTTCCGGAAATGGAAGAGTACCTCAAGGAATCATACGGGATCACGGTATACCAGGAGCAGGTGATGCTGCTGGCGCAAAAGCTGGCAGGGTTTAGTAAGGGTGATGCCGACGTACTGCGTAAGGCGATGGGTAAAAAGCAAAAATCGGTACTGGACAAGATGAAGGCCCAGTTCGTAAAAGGCGCTTCAGAAAAAGGCCACCCGGTTGACAAGCTCGAAAAGATCTGGACCGACTGGGAAGCATTCGCCCAATACGCCTTCAACAAATCACACTCTACCTGTTATGCCTATGTGGCTTATCAGACAGCCTATTTAAAAGCCCACTACCCTTCTGAGTACATGGCGGCCGTTTTGAACAACGCCGGTAACATAGAAAAGATCACCTTCTTTATGGAAGAGTGTAAGCGAATGGGTATAAAATGTTTGGGGCCTGATATCAATGAATCGAAAAAAGGTTTCTCGGTTAATAAAAATGGGGATATCCGTTTTGGCCTTGGCGGATTGAAAGGCGTGGGTGAAGCCGCGGTTGACAGCCTGATAGAAGAACGCGAAAAGAACGGTGAATATAAATCGGTGTTCGACATGATCAAACGCGTGAACCAGCGTACCGTGAACAAGAAAACGCTGGAAAGTCTGGTATACGCCGGTGGCTTCGATTGTTTTACCGATCTGCACCGCGCGCAATACTTCTTTACCCCCCAGAACGATACCAGCTCCGGTTTAGAGAAGATTGTTCGCTTTGGCAACATATACCAGGCCCAGAACGTAAATACCAGTAATACGTTGTTTGGCGGCCTTACAGAGGTAATGGAAATTCCACCACCCAAAATTCCGCCCTGCGAACAATGGTCGTTGACGGAGTTACTGAACTATGAAAAAGAGGTTACCGGGATGTTTATGAGCGGTCACCCGCTCGATCACTTCCGGTTTGAAATAAAACACTATGGTATTACTACCGTAGCCGAGTTCAATGAAATAAAAGATACCCTGGCCCTGCAGCCCAACCCGGGACGCCCATTCAGGCTGGCAGGGCTGGTAACAGACGCCCAGCACCGGGTTACCCGTACCGGCCGCCAGTTCGGTTCCTTCTGGATAGAGGACTATTCCGGTAAAAGCGAGTTCATGCTGTGGAGCGATGACTACATGCGTTTTCTCAACTACCTCGAAAAGGGTAAAAACCTGTTCATAACCGGCGCCTTTAAACCCAGGTTCAATAAAACCGAATTTGAATTCAAGATCGAAAAGATGAGTTTGTTGGAGGGCATTAAACAAAATCTAACAAAACAGGTTATTATTGATGTTGAAGCACGGTACGTGAATGAAGAACTTATCAACTTCCTGGAAAAGAACCTGAAAACCTTTCCAGGCAGTTCAAGATTGAAATTCAATGTTAAAGATATTAAAAATCAGTGCAAGGTAAGCCTGGCGACTGTAGAGGCAGGATTTGAAATGAATGACGAAATGGCTGCTTTTCTGAACAGTCGTCCTGACCTGGATATCCAGGTAGTGACCGCATAA
- a CDS encoding C40 family peptidase, whose translation MKYLIIIISTLLVFAEPASARHPFGLYKVFQDGKSKKKTAKSTAVTTSKSKKVASPTTKLAALTPEEENKIAELKNRKVIGIELSAPLQFKYAILLDIPVEMINDNKLLELIDSWYGTKYKYGGDTREGVDCSGFTKAFMASYYDVTLTRNSAEMYANSKHLKKKKLAQGDLVFFKTKGAKAGITHVGVYLCNNKFVHASTNNGVIISDLGEDYYKSKFAGGGRVVN comes from the coding sequence GTGAAGTATCTGATTATCATTATATCCACCCTATTGGTGTTTGCTGAACCAGCATCAGCACGTCATCCATTTGGCCTTTATAAGGTATTCCAGGATGGCAAAAGCAAAAAGAAGACTGCTAAAAGCACTGCTGTAACTACCAGCAAATCAAAAAAGGTTGCAAGCCCTACCACTAAGCTGGCCGCATTAACTCCCGAAGAAGAAAATAAGATCGCCGAACTAAAGAACCGCAAAGTGATCGGGATTGAATTAAGCGCTCCCTTACAGTTTAAATATGCCATTTTACTGGATATTCCGGTAGAAATGATCAACGATAACAAATTGCTGGAGCTCATCGACAGCTGGTATGGCACTAAATACAAATATGGCGGCGATACGCGCGAGGGAGTTGACTGCAGTGGATTTACCAAGGCCTTTATGGCGTCGTACTACGATGTGACCCTTACCCGCAACTCGGCGGAAATGTATGCGAACAGCAAACACCTTAAAAAGAAAAAGTTAGCCCAGGGCGACCTGGTGTTCTTTAAAACCAAAGGCGCCAAAGCCGGTATTACCCATGTGGGCGTTTACCTGTGCAATAATAAATTTGTGCATGCTTCTACCAACAATGGGGTAATTATCAGTGACCTGGGTGAGGATTACTACAAATCAAAGTTTGCAGGGGGAGGGAGAGTGGTTAATTAG
- a CDS encoding sensor histidine kinase: protein MKSLSISQHPAPVFTQTSTVPPVAPVPLHKLVDQLMHSFIPLAVTQHSFIINSVDESFQLNADEQVLAFIVGNLLNNAIVSSHNACVRIEAVKKPQGVQIIVRNNGANFYSTVANGFSQVVAAARSMGGNINIYNQKHEGTVITLSVAA, encoded by the coding sequence ATGAAAAGCTTGTCAATTTCCCAACACCCGGCACCAGTATTCACTCAAACAAGTACCGTACCCCCCGTAGCCCCCGTACCCCTTCACAAATTGGTAGATCAGCTCATGCACAGCTTTATTCCGCTGGCCGTAACCCAACATAGTTTTATTATCAACAGCGTGGATGAAAGTTTTCAGTTAAATGCCGATGAGCAGGTACTGGCCTTTATTGTAGGAAATCTTCTGAACAATGCGATCGTTAGTTCGCACAACGCGTGTGTTCGTATTGAAGCAGTTAAAAAACCCCAGGGCGTGCAGATCATTGTACGCAACAATGGAGCTAATTTTTATAGTACCGTTGCCAATGGGTTTTCGCAGGTTGTAGCAGCCGCCCGCAGCATGGGAGGAAATATCAATATCTACAATCAAAAACACGAAGGAACAGTTATTACGCTTTCGGTAGCTGCTTAA